In the genome of Lathyrus oleraceus cultivar Zhongwan6 chromosome 4, CAAS_Psat_ZW6_1.0, whole genome shotgun sequence, the window GTTTTTAGATTTAATTTCATAATCAGTTTTTATTCAGCTTTTAATTTGCAGGTTTTACTTTTATTGCTTTAATTTTCTGCTTTATTTATTTCAGTCTCTATTTATTTCTGCATTTACcgttttattatttattatttttgttcTTAATTTAGATTCTGAATTATTGCTTATTTTTGCTGTCATATAATTTCTAGTTTCAGTTCATATTGTTAGTTTTATTATTCACTACATTTATCTGTTTTAAAACACTCATCAATTCCAAATGTTATTGTTTGTACTATTTTTATTTGTATGTGTATGAGCTACTTGTAGgtacctctctctctctctgtctatctatctatctatctatctatctatctatctatatatatatatatatatatattatatatatatattatatatatatatatatatatatatatatatatatatatatatattatataatatatatatatatatataatatatcttatattaattctaactaattattttattatttcatgTTCAATTTAATCAATAACAATATGTTTTCCTCAAATATGTTTGGCTAAGCTCTTAGAGTCCGGGATGTGAGGACCGTCATTACGATGGGACTCGATAAATTATATTGACACTGATTTTTAATGTTAATTTATTTTTTCGgttctgaattttatttttaaagtTAAAAAGCTTTTTGCGACGGAGAAAGCACTCATATGTCAGTCAATAGCGCGATAGTGTAGACCCGTATCCACTCAGAAAATTTAGATTTTTGATTTCTAAAAACAGCGACAACACTTTATTAATTGATTAGGACTTATCGGTTTTCAAAAATTGTTTCGAAATTGTAACTTGTGGAGTGATAGCAGACAACTACTATTTCGAAACATAACATGGGTTGCGCGAAAGTGAGTAGTGTTTTTAAATTAGTATTTCCTCCGGAAAAATATTTTAACCAAACAAAGTGTTGAAATTTATGAGTTCTAAAGGTACACCGGAAATTACATTCCGGTCTCCATTtattaaattctaaaatcaatCATTTACATCTGTTCTCAAATAAATCAAAATCCGATTAGCCTTAGATTTACAAAGCAACAATAGATCACAGCATGTTGGCATTGGTCTCTATGTGTTCGGCATTTTTTATATTATAATTGATTATTTCGTGCACTTGCGGATTCTACACATCATAAACTAATTACACATTACGGGAATGGTGGTACAATTTGTCAAATGGGGTATACAGTACAACAATTAACAAAACAAACTAAATAAACAATTATAAATAACAAAaatctcattgtaagaaggcccaagagaaagtcaAGGAACCAAAAATAAAATCGGAGTTTCGAACTACTGAAATTAGTGTCATGTTAAGAAATTGTAAAGAAATTCATGCAGTAATCATCCAATCTGACTCTGGTCAATAAAATCATATGCCTTTAAgcaatttctgaagttaaattgaatttaTAACTCTGAAATTGCAACACATATGTTAAAACGGATGTTTTAAACGACATTCATTTAAATGAAAACAAACGACAGTTAAACTAAAGAActtagcgctatattaagcaatcgtaaatcGATTCATGTAGGAATTATCCTATCTGAGGTCAGTCAACAAAACTTTATGCGTTCAAGTAgtttctgaagttaaattgaatttttaactccgAAATTGCAATGCATCTGTAAAAAAACCGAGGTTTTAAACgacattttttaaaataaaaacaaatgaTAGTTAAACTAAAGAATTTAgtgatatgttaagcaatcatatAGTGATTCATGTAGAAATCACACTATCTGAGGTCGATCAACAAAAATATATGCGTTCAAGCAGTTTCTGaagttaaattaaatttttaactCCGAAATTGCAATGCATATGTGAAAAATCGATGAGACAAATAAATTGAATTTTCTTcttaacaattaaaaatataatcaatttaatcaaataaatagtgaataaaaataataataagcAAAAATAATGATAAGAATTGtaataaaaattattaataataataattagtgtcaataataaaaataattaattaataataatcacataaaaaataacaataatgacAACAATAATATTAgttaataaatatatattaataataataatatataatgacaataatatcaataataattaataataactaaatataataataataaacaataatattagtaataataataataatgttaatagtaataattaacaataataatagtagataatcataataataataataataatagtatataataatcaataatagtaataatagtaaataataaccaataataattattattattatgatgataaataataataataataataataataataataataatgttaataataataatattaaataaaaataaaaataagaaaaataaaataaaatttaaaaaagcaaaaaaaaaggAGAAAGAAAAAAAAGCGAACAAGGCAAATAAGGAAGAAGAGAGATTTTCAAAAAAAACCTCACTTCCACTCATAAATCAGATACATGGCAGGCATGAAAGGATCAAGAAAAAGAATTCATTCCTCTTCTCCTCCCTCAAGTTTCCTTCTTCCCTGTAACTGACAGAAGAAAGTGAATCTTTTGTAACTTCTGTTTTTCATTAGAGTACATTCTTGGTCTTTATACAGACTCAGAAACTTCAGCTATTCTAGGAAATATAATAAttagtaaatactattaattTGGCCACTATCTCTTGACCTTCCAACTACAACTGACTCTTAATCTCTCCATTAACTTATTAATAAAACCCATTAACTATAACACTAAAGTTTGTTCAACAAAACTCCTCTGTAAACTTAAATGTTTCTTCTATTCATCATGCCTATCAATTTCTTGCCTCTGTCGAAGATTTATTTTGatagtggttttgtgaaaatgtcgGTTGCTTGGTCCTTACTTGCTACATGTTTCAATTCGGCATTTCCTTCCTTCACGTGTTCTCGAATGAAGTGGAAGCGGACGTCAATGTGTTTGCTCCTTTCATGGTTTACTGGATTCTTTGCTAACTCAATTGTTGACTTGTTGTCAACTTGTATTATTGTTGCACCTTTCTGTTTTAGCTCCATTTTACTCATCAATCTTCTGAGCCATATTGCATGACAAATGCACCAGGATGCTGCTACATATTTTGCTTCACATGTCGAAAGTGTTACTATTGGTTGCTTTTTAGAAAGCCAAGTGAATGCAGTATTTCCCATGAAGAACACAtatccagaagtgctttttcgatCGTCTATGTCTCCGCACCAATCACTGTCAGAGTAACCAACCAACTTGTATTTGTCTGAATTCGAGTAGAACATCCCAAGTGACACTGTTCCTTGGATGTACCTCGGAATTCGCTTCAATGCTTTCCAATGTGTGTAAACTGGCTCCTCCATGAATCGACTTACAATGCCTACACTTAATGAGATATCTGGTCTTGTACATGTGAGATAGCGAAGACTTCCTACCAAACTTCGGTATTTTCCGGCTTCGACACGTTCTCCTCCATCAAATTTCGACAACTTTGTTCCTGGTTCCATTGGCGTCGAAGCCAGATTACAGCTTTCCATCTTAtattttttca includes:
- the LOC127138091 gene encoding secreted RxLR effector protein 161-like, with the translated sequence MESCNLASTPMEPGTKLSKFDGGERVEAGKYRSLVGSLRYLTCTRPDISLSVGIVSRFMEEPVYTHWKALKRIPRYIQGTVSLGMFYSNSDKYKLVGYSDSDWCGDIDDRKSTSGYVFFMGNTAFTWLSKKQPIVTLSTCEAKYVAASWCICHAIWLRRLMSKMELKQKGATIIQVDNKSTIELAKNPVNHERSKHIDVRFHFIREHVKEGNAELKHVASKDQATDIFTKPLSK